One window of the Shewanella litorisediminis genome contains the following:
- the mutT gene encoding 8-oxo-dGTP diphosphatase MutT, translating into MTKRVHVAVGIIKKGASILLAKRHGHLHQGGKWEFPGGKVEAGETTSDALKRELREEVGLTIHSSLPYMEISHDYPDKQVLLDIHLVEDFSGDAVGAEGQQIEWVTLQEIGQYQFPDANQPILDKVIKDFA; encoded by the coding sequence ATGACCAAGCGTGTTCACGTTGCCGTAGGCATTATCAAAAAAGGCGCCAGCATCTTGCTGGCAAAGCGCCATGGCCACCTTCACCAAGGTGGAAAATGGGAGTTCCCAGGCGGCAAGGTAGAGGCCGGCGAAACTACTTCAGACGCTCTTAAACGCGAGCTGAGGGAAGAAGTCGGTCTGACTATACACTCTAGTCTACCTTATATGGAAATCAGCCATGATTATCCAGATAAACAGGTGCTGCTTGATATTCATTTGGTCGAAGACTTCAGCGGCGATGCGGTGGGCGCTGAAGGCCAGCAAATCGAATGGGTAACACTGCAGGAGATTGGCCAGTATCAATTCCCCGATGCCAATCAGCCTATTCTCGACAAGGTAATAAAAGACTTCGCCTGA
- the yacG gene encoding DNA gyrase inhibitor YacG — translation MTLTVKCPQCQKPVIWDASSAFKPFCSERCKLIDLGDWASEKHAIPVKDDISEELLDQLGYEEADFFKAPD, via the coding sequence ATGACATTGACGGTTAAGTGTCCCCAGTGCCAAAAACCTGTTATCTGGGACGCCTCCTCCGCCTTCAAGCCATTTTGCAGTGAACGCTGCAAACTGATTGACCTGGGAGATTGGGCGTCCGAGAAGCATGCCATTCCAGTAAAAGATGACATCAGTGAAGAGCTGCTGGATCAGCTCGGCTACGAAGAAGCTGACTTTTTCAAAGCACCGGATTGA
- the zapD gene encoding cell division protein ZapD translates to MTDLIYEQPLNEKIRSYLRLEYLAQQVQHNLENDHQQRCFYPLFSLLELNERCDYRGDLLKEIDRQLFILAKWQLLPHVDAPQVQNLVDGLSKAREQLQNPSRIGSALKQDRFLSALRQRFGMPGACCNFDLPQLHYWLAKPWDERRGEYLQWVEHFTPLLTPVSLLLSLIRSTSEYQDATAAGGFYQGTNAQPLSLIRVKIDPAQGCYPTISGHKTRYAIHFVQFADQRHSDKTIAFKLATCA, encoded by the coding sequence ATGACTGACTTGATATATGAGCAACCACTGAACGAAAAGATCCGCAGCTACCTGCGGCTCGAATATCTCGCCCAGCAGGTGCAACATAATCTGGAAAATGACCATCAGCAGCGCTGTTTCTATCCTTTGTTTTCTTTACTCGAATTAAATGAACGCTGCGATTACCGTGGCGATCTTCTTAAAGAAATAGACAGACAACTTTTTATTCTCGCCAAGTGGCAATTATTACCCCACGTAGACGCGCCTCAAGTCCAAAATCTTGTCGATGGATTGTCTAAAGCCAGAGAACAGCTTCAGAACCCTTCTCGCATTGGCAGTGCACTAAAGCAAGATAGATTTTTAAGCGCATTGCGGCAACGATTCGGCATGCCCGGCGCCTGTTGTAATTTCGACCTGCCTCAACTGCATTATTGGCTCGCCAAGCCCTGGGATGAACGCAGGGGAGAATATCTGCAGTGGGTTGAGCACTTTACTCCCCTGCTTACCCCCGTGAGCTTACTTCTCTCACTAATTCGTAGTACGTCTGAGTATCAAGACGCAACGGCAGCCGGCGGTTTCTATCAGGGAACCAATGCCCAACCGCTTTCTCTCATCCGGGTTAAGATTGATCCGGCACAGGGTTGTTATCCCACCATCAGTGGTCACAAAACCCGCTACGCCATTCACTTCGTTCAATTCGCCGATCAACGCCATTCCGACAAGACCATTGCCTTTAAGCTGGCGACCTGCGCCTGA
- the coaE gene encoding dephospho-CoA kinase (Dephospho-CoA kinase (CoaE) performs the final step in coenzyme A biosynthesis.), with product MAEFILGLTGGIGSGKTTVANLFGEQGIELVDADVIAREVVEPGSTGLKAIETHFGSGILQADGSLDRAKLRERIFTNESERLWLNNLLHPMIRQTMLSAAKKSDSDYVILVVPLLFENGLDSLVDRTLVVDISPELQIQRTVKRDNVSEAQIANIIASQISREERLQKADDIIDNRGEIADLREQVNRLHQYYLTLAASKAPHD from the coding sequence ATGGCCGAGTTTATTCTGGGCCTCACCGGCGGAATCGGCAGTGGCAAAACAACCGTCGCCAATCTCTTTGGCGAACAAGGCATCGAGCTGGTGGATGCCGATGTTATCGCCAGGGAAGTAGTTGAGCCTGGCTCAACCGGACTCAAGGCGATTGAAACCCACTTCGGTAGTGGCATTCTCCAAGCCGATGGCAGTCTCGATCGCGCCAAGCTCAGAGAGCGGATTTTTACCAATGAATCTGAGCGGCTCTGGCTGAACAATTTACTCCACCCCATGATTCGGCAAACCATGCTTTCTGCAGCAAAAAAATCCGATTCAGATTATGTTATTTTGGTTGTGCCCTTGCTATTTGAGAATGGGTTGGATAGCTTAGTTGATCGGACTTTGGTGGTTGATATTTCACCTGAATTACAAATCCAACGTACCGTCAAACGGGATAACGTGAGCGAAGCCCAAATCGCCAACATCATCGCCAGCCAAATCAGCCGGGAAGAGCGGCTACAAAAAGCTGACGACATTATCGACAATAGAGGAGAGATAGCCGACCTCAGGGAGCAGGTTAACCGGCTCCACCAGTACTATTTAACACTGGCGGCATCAAAAGCACCGCATGACTGA
- a CDS encoding prepilin peptidase → MTEFISLMSQYPWLFILLAFLFAATIGSFLNVVIHRLPVMIKREWQQECNAYLEEYQPELFKKIGKTNLEKPIDSYPERYNLIFPGSSCPKCGTHIKPWHNLPVMGWLILGGKCAACKAPISSRYPIVEAFTGLTVATLAWHFGPTWQFVATALLTFGLIAMSGIDLDEMLLPDSLTLPLLWLGLLLNYQGLFTNLEDALIGAAAGYLSLWSVYWLFKLTTGKEGMGYGDFKLMALFGAWLGWQMLPLIILLSSLVGAIVGILMMVWKNHNRENPIPFGPYIAAAGWIALIWGQDIVSWYLGSL, encoded by the coding sequence ATGACTGAATTTATCTCCCTGATGAGCCAGTACCCCTGGCTCTTTATTTTGCTCGCGTTCCTCTTCGCCGCCACCATTGGCAGTTTCTTAAACGTGGTAATTCATCGTTTACCCGTAATGATAAAAAGAGAGTGGCAGCAGGAATGTAATGCTTATCTCGAAGAGTACCAACCTGAACTTTTCAAAAAGATTGGTAAAACAAATTTGGAAAAACCCATTGATAGTTATCCGGAGCGTTACAACCTGATTTTTCCAGGTTCATCCTGCCCTAAATGTGGTACTCATATTAAACCCTGGCACAATCTGCCGGTAATGGGTTGGCTAATCCTTGGCGGTAAATGTGCCGCCTGCAAAGCCCCTATCTCAAGCCGCTACCCCATAGTTGAAGCCTTTACCGGCCTGACCGTTGCAACGCTGGCGTGGCACTTCGGCCCGACTTGGCAATTTGTGGCAACTGCATTACTGACCTTCGGCTTAATTGCCATGTCGGGTATTGACCTCGATGAAATGTTGCTGCCAGACAGCCTCACGCTTCCACTGCTGTGGCTTGGATTGCTGCTTAACTATCAGGGGTTATTTACTAACCTGGAAGATGCGTTGATAGGTGCTGCTGCCGGTTATCTGTCGCTTTGGTCTGTCTATTGGCTGTTTAAGCTCACCACCGGCAAAGAAGGCATGGGTTACGGTGACTTTAAACTGATGGCGCTCTTTGGCGCTTGGCTCGGCTGGCAGATGCTGCCGCTTATCATCCTGCTATCAAGCTTGGTAGGTGCCATCGTTGGCATCCTGATGATGGTCTGGAAAAACCATAATCGTGAAAATCCCATCCCATTTGGCCCTTATATCGCAGCCGCCGGCTGGATAGCGCTTATTTGGGGACAAGATATAGTCAGCTGGTATCTGGGTTCTCTTTGA